The Thalassospira sp. TSL5-1 genome contains a region encoding:
- a CDS encoding ABC transporter permease, which yields MAVNSMASVSPKPHNIGISRLFPGSMPVFLMLLMVAAYIILPMLATFLYSVSTRWTTHIVPDGYTLSHWFDGFADNRFRGALLRSLCLALVVALGEIILVVPAVYWQKVHNPGIKNILQLLAAIPLAIPILVIAFGLLQLSGDYMPAAQGTIGLVLIAQIAIAFPFVYWAIDNAMSSARVEHLAEAARTCGASELKTLWHVILPNIGPGIATGTLMAFGTSFNEVPLTQFLIGSRFETVQLYLLNMLRSSDADYNILAVMTIINFAVTLVLSVCVVWLNAGNFAKRKG from the coding sequence ATGGCTGTAAACAGCATGGCTTCGGTTTCACCCAAACCGCACAACATTGGCATATCGCGCCTGTTTCCTGGCAGCATGCCGGTCTTTCTCATGCTGCTTATGGTCGCGGCCTATATCATTCTGCCAATGCTGGCGACATTTCTTTATTCCGTCTCCACCCGCTGGACAACCCATATCGTCCCGGATGGTTACACGCTCTCGCACTGGTTTGATGGCTTTGCCGACAACCGTTTTCGCGGGGCGCTGCTGCGCTCTCTCTGTCTTGCGCTTGTTGTTGCACTCGGCGAAATCATCCTCGTTGTCCCTGCCGTTTACTGGCAAAAGGTGCATAATCCCGGCATCAAAAACATTTTGCAGTTGCTCGCGGCCATTCCGCTGGCGATTCCCATTCTGGTTATTGCCTTTGGCCTGTTGCAGCTTTCTGGTGATTACATGCCTGCGGCACAGGGCACTATCGGCCTTGTTCTGATTGCACAAATCGCCATTGCCTTTCCCTTCGTTTACTGGGCGATTGACAATGCCATGTCTTCCGCCCGTGTCGAACACCTTGCCGAGGCGGCACGCACCTGCGGCGCATCAGAATTAAAAACACTTTGGCATGTCATCCTGCCAAATATCGGGCCGGGCATTGCCACGGGCACCCTTATGGCTTTTGGCACTTCCTTTAACGAAGTTCCCCTGACCCAGTTTCTGATCGGCAGTCGCTTTGAAACCGTTCAGCTTTATCTGCTCAACATGCTCAGAAGTTCGGACGCCGATTACAACATTCTGGCCGTCATGACGATCATCAATTTCGCGGTCACACTCGTGCTTTCGGTTTGTGTTGTCTGGCTCAATGCCGGTAACTTTGCCAAAAGAAAAGGATAA
- a CDS encoding ABC transporter ATP-binding protein, which translates to MTTPIRIRNIGKSFNGKPALKDINLDIPAGEMIALLGSSGCGKTTLLRTIAGLTPPDHGKITFGETDVTRLSVQQRHIGMVFQGYSLFPNMTVRDNIAFPLKAAKIPEKERKTRVDELLHLTKLTERADHHPSQLSGGQQQRTALARALAPNPSVLLLDEPLSALDAIVRDHLRDEIRRIQQQIKTTAILVTHDQSEALAVADRVVIMQAGQIEQVATPEELYHKPSSEFAARFIGTRNVITLMPSDGHVRLDPFFSRAVAKSQNPVSLYVRAEDIKLCSPNEGLQAKVEARLFQGQTTRLYVCADGPHGPLDLRIDAPSRDISHLNAGDAIHVNFEPEDVNVFAS; encoded by the coding sequence ATGACCACCCCGATCCGTATTCGTAACATCGGCAAAAGCTTCAATGGGAAACCGGCCCTAAAGGATATCAATCTGGATATTCCCGCTGGTGAAATGATCGCGCTGCTTGGCAGTTCGGGATGTGGTAAAACAACACTGTTGCGTACCATCGCCGGCCTCACACCACCCGATCACGGCAAAATCACCTTCGGCGAGACTGACGTTACCCGTCTTTCCGTGCAGCAGCGCCATATCGGGATGGTTTTTCAGGGCTATTCCCTTTTCCCCAACATGACGGTGCGCGACAATATCGCCTTTCCCCTCAAGGCCGCCAAAATACCGGAAAAAGAACGAAAAACCCGGGTAGATGAACTGTTACACCTGACCAAACTGACCGAACGGGCCGATCATCACCCCTCGCAGCTTTCCGGTGGCCAACAACAGCGCACCGCCCTGGCCCGTGCCCTGGCACCTAATCCCAGTGTGCTGCTGCTTGACGAACCCCTCTCGGCGCTGGATGCCATTGTGCGCGATCATTTGCGTGATGAAATCCGCCGTATTCAGCAGCAAATCAAAACCACGGCTATTCTTGTCACCCATGATCAATCCGAAGCCCTTGCGGTCGCTGATAGGGTCGTCATCATGCAGGCCGGGCAGATCGAACAGGTTGCCACCCCCGAAGAGCTTTATCACAAGCCATCGTCGGAATTTGCCGCACGCTTTATCGGCACCCGCAATGTCATTACCCTGATGCCATCAGACGGGCATGTCCGGCTTGATCCGTTTTTTTCGCGCGCTGTCGCCAAAAGCCAAAATCCGGTCTCCCTTTATGTCCGTGCCGAGGATATAAAGCTGTGTTCCCCCAATGAGGGCCTGCAGGCCAAGGTTGAGGCCCGCCTATTTCAGGGCCAGACAACACGGCTTTATGTCTGTGCCGATGGCCCCCACGGCCCCCTGGATTTGCGCATTGATGCGCCCAGCCGCGACATCAGCCATCTTAATGCCGGGGATGCGATTCATGTCAATTTCGAGCCCGAGGACGTCAATGTCTTTGCCAGCTAA
- a CDS encoding sulfatase-like hydrolase/transferase: MPAKTVPSPRALANSPRPNVLFITVDQWRGDMGPGQKAAVPTPHLDALCNNATCFTRHYTQAYPCGPARAGLLTGLYPHKHRVIQNGSPLDAQYRTLAQAARHSGYRPVLFGYTDTQADPRTLEPTDPAWADEEGIAPGFDVQCLLTARAQPWIADLIKKGYPIANPKAGRDGIYQMAPFGTSTCIKAEDSETAFLTAQVLDHLSANTQQPFFIHLSYIAPHPPFAAAKEWLAKVSVPDANKRENRPSHSEAIRHPLIAFHHRTQNLSSFAPNISGPVHTASEQTQTAIRHAYGALMAEVDHHIGQLVARLKTLDLWENTIIVISGDHGEQMFDHDLLGKVGWHDAAAHVPLIMRVPGTKPGQSIDHFTQSIDLFPTLVQLLRLEPDVNLDGKSLVPFLNGLPPSDWRDCVFWSHDFRNLANLKAEQHFGLPSRLCNFHVVRTKTFKYVHFPTLPPVVHDLSNDPGEHLNIAESDKGLALRYEGLERLFNMRISYENEMLSCLQAQNDHLHGNRQCWEFHTFPQD, from the coding sequence TTGCCAGCTAAAACAGTTCCGTCGCCGCGCGCCCTCGCAAACAGTCCACGCCCCAATGTTCTGTTCATCACCGTGGATCAATGGCGCGGCGACATGGGACCGGGGCAAAAGGCAGCAGTGCCAACACCGCATCTTGACGCCTTGTGCAATAACGCCACCTGCTTTACCCGGCATTACACCCAGGCTTATCCGTGCGGCCCGGCGCGGGCCGGGCTGCTGACCGGGCTTTACCCCCATAAACACCGCGTCATCCAAAACGGATCGCCGCTTGATGCCCAATATCGCACCCTGGCACAGGCCGCGCGCCATTCTGGCTACCGCCCCGTTTTATTTGGCTATACCGACACCCAGGCGGATCCCCGCACCTTAGAACCAACCGACCCAGCCTGGGCGGATGAAGAAGGCATTGCCCCGGGATTTGACGTACAATGCCTGTTAACCGCCCGCGCACAACCCTGGATCGCCGATTTGATCAAAAAGGGTTATCCCATTGCCAATCCCAAGGCAGGGCGGGATGGCATTTATCAAATGGCACCCTTTGGCACGTCAACCTGCATAAAAGCCGAAGATTCGGAAACCGCGTTTCTCACGGCTCAGGTGCTGGACCATCTCTCGGCCAACACACAGCAGCCATTTTTTATTCACTTATCCTATATTGCACCCCATCCGCCTTTTGCCGCCGCCAAGGAATGGCTTGCCAAAGTTTCCGTGCCGGATGCGAATAAACGTGAAAATCGCCCATCACATAGCGAAGCAATACGCCACCCCCTGATCGCATTTCACCATCGCACACAAAACCTGTCCTCTTTTGCGCCCAACATATCCGGCCCGGTTCATACGGCCAGTGAACAAACCCAAACCGCAATCCGCCATGCCTACGGCGCCCTGATGGCCGAGGTGGACCATCATATCGGCCAACTTGTTGCCCGGCTCAAAACACTCGATCTTTGGGAAAATACCATTATCGTCATTTCAGGCGATCACGGCGAACAGATGTTTGATCATGACTTGCTTGGCAAGGTGGGCTGGCACGATGCGGCCGCCCATGTGCCGCTGATCATGCGCGTTCCTGGCACAAAACCCGGACAGTCAATTGACCATTTCACCCAGTCGATTGATTTGTTTCCCACCCTTGTACAGTTGCTCAGGCTAGAACCCGATGTCAATCTTGACGGTAAAAGCCTGGTGCCGTTTCTCAACGGTTTACCCCCATCTGACTGGCGCGATTGCGTATTCTGGAGCCACGATTTCCGCAACCTTGCCAATTTGAAGGCCGAACAGCATTTCGGTTTGCCAAGCCGGTTGTGCAATTTCCATGTCGTGCGCACCAAAACCTTCAAATATGTTCATTTTCCAACCCTGCCGCCGGTGGTCCATGACCTGTCAAATGACCCTGGCGAACATCTCAATATCGCTGAAAGCGACAAAGGGCTGGCTCTGCGATATGAAGGGCTGGAGCGCCTTTTCAACATGCGCATCAGCTACGAAAATGAAATGCTGTCGTGCCTTCAGGCCCAAAACGACCATCTTCACGGCAATCGCCAATGCTGGGAATTTCATACATTTCCGCAAGACTGA
- a CDS encoding OFA family MFS transporter has product MFDSLKKEHIVAHDDFNRWKVPPASIAIHLCIGSVYAWSIFNPPLIKEFGVVAASSGDWGLKSVVWIFSVAIVFLGLAAAFGGKWLEEVGPRMVGVVAAFCWGGGFIIGGIGIMTHQLWLVYLGYGAIGGCGLGLGYVSPVSTLIRWFPDRRGMATGMAIMGFGGGAMIATPIKESLLGFFYKAPQFLGAEGTVNLVTEGGKRMAEVGGQMVEVVIAGAAQVAAAPVPLQEGIYVVGTGNTGAAATFFTLGVAYFIVMMIASFSYRVPREGWLPAGWTPPSADTASKRMITHKNVHIDQALKTPQFYMLWIVLCFNVTAGIGVIGVAKTMMSEIFGSTLPMVVNSSFAATYVFMISVFNMCGRFFWASISDYIGRKNTYYCFFILGIVLYLSIPYAASQVSVNPVVTWLIMFYAATMVIFTMYGGGFATIPAYLADVFGTKYVGGIHGRLLTAWSTAGVLGPLAITQLRQTSVTNSIKDLASHVDPAAFQAKFGAGMDQLDQLVAAKTVTIGHLMEIAPAGTVDPTPSLYNTTMYAMAGLLVIGLIANALVKPIHDRHYMETEADEADAAPAASKA; this is encoded by the coding sequence ATGTTTGATAGCCTTAAGAAGGAACATATCGTCGCGCATGACGATTTTAACCGCTGGAAGGTTCCGCCAGCATCCATCGCCATTCATTTGTGCATTGGCTCCGTTTACGCATGGAGCATTTTCAACCCGCCGCTGATCAAGGAATTTGGCGTGGTTGCGGCCTCGTCGGGGGACTGGGGCCTGAAATCCGTTGTCTGGATTTTCTCGGTTGCCATCGTGTTTCTGGGTCTGGCGGCGGCCTTTGGCGGCAAATGGCTTGAAGAAGTCGGCCCGCGCATGGTGGGCGTTGTTGCCGCGTTCTGCTGGGGCGGGGGCTTCATCATTGGCGGCATCGGCATTATGACGCACCAGCTTTGGCTGGTTTATCTGGGTTATGGCGCGATTGGCGGCTGCGGGCTGGGCCTGGGCTATGTTTCGCCGGTTTCCACCCTGATCCGCTGGTTCCCTGACCGGCGCGGCATGGCAACCGGCATGGCGATTATGGGCTTTGGCGGCGGCGCGATGATCGCAACGCCCATCAAGGAATCGCTGCTGGGCTTTTTCTACAAGGCCCCGCAATTTTTGGGTGCGGAAGGCACCGTCAACCTTGTCACCGAAGGCGGCAAACGCATGGCCGAAGTTGGCGGGCAGATGGTGGAAGTTGTCATCGCCGGTGCCGCACAGGTTGCCGCCGCCCCCGTGCCATTGCAGGAAGGTATTTATGTCGTGGGGACCGGCAATACCGGTGCGGCGGCCACCTTCTTTACACTGGGTGTTGCCTATTTCATCGTCATGATGATTGCGTCTTTTTCCTATCGTGTGCCGCGTGAAGGCTGGCTTCCGGCAGGCTGGACGCCCCCCAGTGCGGATACTGCCTCAAAACGCATGATCACGCATAAAAACGTCCATATCGATCAGGCGCTGAAAACGCCGCAATTTTATATGTTGTGGATTGTGCTGTGCTTTAACGTCACCGCTGGTATCGGGGTAATTGGCGTTGCCAAAACCATGATGTCGGAAATTTTCGGCAGCACCTTGCCGATGGTGGTCAATTCCAGTTTTGCCGCCACCTATGTGTTCATGATTTCGGTCTTTAACATGTGCGGGCGGTTCTTCTGGGCCTCGATTTCCGATTATATCGGGCGCAAAAACACCTATTACTGCTTCTTTATCCTTGGCATTGTCCTGTATTTGTCGATCCCCTATGCGGCAAGCCAGGTGAGCGTTAATCCGGTCGTGACATGGCTGATCATGTTCTATGCCGCGACGATGGTGATTTTCACCATGTATGGCGGCGGCTTTGCCACCATTCCCGCCTATCTCGCCGATGTGTTTGGCACCAAATATGTCGGTGGCATTCATGGCCGTTTGCTCACGGCATGGAGCACGGCTGGCGTGCTGGGGCCGCTTGCGATTACCCAATTGCGCCAGACTTCGGTAACAAATTCGATCAAGGATCTGGCAAGCCATGTTGACCCGGCGGCCTTCCAGGCCAAATTTGGTGCCGGTATGGACCAGCTTGACCAACTGGTGGCAGCCAAAACCGTGACCATCGGGCACCTGATGGAAATTGCCCCGGCGGGAACGGTTGATCCGACACCCAGCCTGTATAACACCACCATGTATGCGATGGCGGGTTTGCTGGTGATTGGCCTGATCGCCAATGCCCTGGTCAAACCGATCCATGACAGGCATTACATGGAAACCGAAGCAGACGAAGCCGATGCCGCCCCGGCAGCATCAAAAGCCTGA
- a CDS encoding LysR family transcriptional regulator, producing MIDKLEMFMVLAREQHFGHAAEACGVTQPTLSSAIRQLEEQLGVMLVRRGSRFQGLTLEGERVLDWARHIVGSARSMRDEMRAMRLGLTGKVKIAVIPTALAMVQELTTPFREKHPDITFSILSRTSGEIRTLLENLEVDAGITYLDNEPVGRVTKVPLYDERYLLVTSIHADYGHKDSITWHEASKLPLCLLTPDMQNRRIIDGHLAEAGAEAKPTLVSDSMIALFSHVQTGNWASIMPEKMIEAFGLPDRIRAIPITEPDATHQIGLIAVNREPATPVVSALLKEAARISSLV from the coding sequence ATGATCGACAAACTGGAAATGTTTATGGTGCTCGCCCGCGAGCAACATTTCGGCCATGCCGCCGAAGCCTGTGGCGTCACACAACCCACCCTTTCAAGCGCCATTCGCCAATTGGAAGAACAGTTGGGCGTGATGCTGGTACGGCGCGGATCGCGGTTTCAGGGGCTGACCCTGGAAGGCGAACGGGTGCTGGACTGGGCACGCCATATTGTGGGCAGTGCGCGGTCCATGCGCGATGAAATGCGCGCCATGCGCCTGGGCCTGACCGGCAAGGTCAAAATTGCCGTCATCCCCACCGCCCTTGCGATGGTGCAGGAACTGACCACCCCCTTTCGGGAAAAACATCCCGATATTACCTTTTCCATCCTGTCGCGCACATCGGGCGAAATTCGCACATTGCTGGAGAATCTGGAGGTCGATGCCGGCATCACCTATCTGGACAATGAGCCGGTAGGGAGGGTGACAAAAGTACCCCTTTATGACGAACGGTATTTGCTGGTTACGTCCATCCATGCCGATTACGGCCATAAGGACAGCATCACATGGCATGAGGCCAGCAAACTGCCGCTGTGCCTGTTAACGCCGGACATGCAAAACCGCCGTATTATTGATGGTCACCTGGCCGAGGCTGGGGCGGAAGCCAAACCAACCCTGGTTTCCGATTCCATGATCGCGCTGTTTTCCCATGTGCAAACCGGCAACTGGGCCAGCATCATGCCGGAAAAAATGATCGAGGCCTTTGGCCTGCCCGACCGCATTCGCGCCATCCCCATCACCGAGCCCGATGCCACCCATCAGATTGGTTTGATTGCGGTTAACCGCGAACCGGCAACGCCTGTGGTTTCCGCCTTGTTAAAAGAAGCCGCCAGAATATCCTCGCTGGTTTAA
- a CDS encoding LysR family transcriptional regulator: MNITQIRSLIAIAETGSFTAAAQRIGITQSAMSQSMAGLEENLAVKLLVRQSGGVFLTAFGEKVLDHARRAMTHLNAIQTEAAIEAGQPLMSLRLAAFASVYATILPRLIARFRVLHPDIHLTLLESDDVEIENLLAAGHVDLGVVLNPAPQDNALLLGQDEWLAIFPRSHHLARRQSVSLADLAGQPFVLATGGCHIHAQSLLADARLILSDIRIRVRDWNSAIALVGAGEGISLVPETALQRQDRMTGQKSLATARLNPGLYRQFGLRAPLPDEMSHAARLFWHMAERRIA, encoded by the coding sequence ATGAACATCACACAAATCAGAAGCCTGATTGCAATTGCGGAAACGGGCAGCTTCACGGCTGCCGCACAGCGCATTGGCATTACCCAGTCGGCCATGAGCCAGTCCATGGCCGGGCTGGAGGAAAATCTGGCGGTAAAATTGCTGGTTCGGCAGTCAGGTGGTGTTTTTTTGACAGCCTTTGGCGAAAAGGTGCTTGATCACGCGCGACGTGCCATGACCCACTTGAACGCCATTCAAACAGAAGCCGCGATTGAGGCCGGGCAACCGCTTATGTCCCTTCGACTTGCGGCTTTCGCCAGTGTTTATGCCACCATATTGCCACGTCTGATTGCGCGGTTTCGGGTGCTGCATCCCGATATTCATCTTACCTTGCTGGAAAGCGATGACGTTGAAATTGAAAATCTGCTGGCGGCGGGGCATGTGGATTTGGGTGTGGTTTTGAACCCGGCACCACAGGATAATGCGCTCTTGCTGGGGCAGGATGAATGGTTGGCCATTTTCCCGCGATCTCACCATTTGGCCCGGCGGCAGTCTGTCTCCCTTGCTGATCTGGCCGGGCAGCCGTTCGTTCTGGCAACAGGCGGATGCCACATTCATGCGCAAAGCCTGCTGGCAGATGCCAGGCTGATATTGTCGGACATTCGCATTCGTGTCCGGGACTGGAACAGTGCGATTGCCCTGGTGGGGGCGGGCGAGGGGATTTCTCTCGTTCCGGAAACGGCCTTGCAGAGGCAAGACAGGATGACAGGGCAGAAAAGTCTGGCAACGGCGCGGCTCAATCCGGGGCTTTATCGCCAATTTGGGTTGCGGGCGCCATTGCCCGATGAAATGTCGCATGCTGCGCGCTTGTTCTGGCACATGGCGGAACGCCGTATCGCCTGA
- the gstA gene encoding glutathione transferase GstA, with translation MKLYFAPNTCSLSPHIVLQETELPHELVRVDMQSKMMSDGGDYRKINPKGYVAALMLDDGNILTEGAAIVQYLADQAPESGLAPKPGTFERVRLQEWLNFITGEIHTGSAPLFNKALPEDVKSHFKTRLFARFDFVENHLADNACLMGANFTVADAYLFTVLDWMRFFEIDLKTWPHIRAYMDQIALRPSVVTARKCEAQFPGI, from the coding sequence ATGAAACTCTACTTCGCCCCCAATACCTGTTCGCTATCGCCCCATATCGTGCTGCAGGAAACCGAATTGCCCCACGAACTTGTGCGCGTGGATATGCAAAGCAAAATGATGTCTGACGGTGGAGATTATCGAAAGATCAATCCCAAGGGATATGTCGCAGCCCTGATGCTTGATGATGGCAACATCCTGACCGAAGGGGCGGCAATTGTGCAATATCTGGCGGATCAGGCACCGGAATCCGGATTAGCCCCAAAACCGGGCACATTTGAACGGGTTCGTTTGCAGGAATGGCTGAACTTCATTACCGGTGAAATTCACACCGGTTCCGCCCCGCTATTTAACAAAGCCCTGCCCGAGGACGTAAAATCCCATTTCAAAACGCGGCTGTTCGCCCGGTTTGACTTCGTTGAAAATCATCTTGCCGATAACGCCTGCCTGATGGGCGCAAATTTCACAGTCGCGGATGCCTATTTGTTTACCGTGCTGGACTGGATGCGTTTTTTTGAAATCGACCTTAAAACGTGGCCCCATATCAGGGCTTATATGGACCAAATCGCATTGCGGCCCTCTGTTGTGACCGCGCGCAAATGCGAGGCACAGTTCCCTGGCATTTAG
- a CDS encoding formate dehydrogenase subunit gamma: MSLSVTSEEVTTRVGAICDGLAGLEGPLLPILHEVQEEFGFIPEGALQTIAKKLNLSRAEVHGVASFYHDFRDKKPGKHVIKICRAEACQAMGADALANHAKHKLKVDWSETTANHNVTLEPVFCLGLCACAPAAMVDGKVVGRVSKDRLDRILNEVES, translated from the coding sequence ATGTCTTTATCTGTGACGTCCGAGGAAGTAACCACCCGGGTCGGTGCCATTTGTGATGGTCTGGCCGGGCTTGAAGGCCCGCTTTTGCCGATCCTGCATGAAGTGCAGGAAGAATTCGGCTTTATTCCCGAAGGGGCCCTGCAAACCATTGCCAAAAAACTCAATCTCAGCCGGGCGGAAGTCCATGGGGTTGCCAGTTTTTATCATGATTTCCGCGATAAAAAGCCCGGCAAGCATGTGATCAAAATCTGCCGGGCGGAGGCCTGCCAGGCAATGGGGGCCGATGCGCTGGCAAATCATGCCAAGCATAAGCTGAAAGTGGACTGGTCGGAAACCACCGCCAACCACAATGTGACGCTGGAGCCTGTATTTTGCCTGGGCTTGTGTGCCTGTGCGCCTGCCGCGATGGTGGATGGCAAAGTTGTGGGCCGGGTCAGCAAGGACCGCCTTGATCGCATTTTGAACGAGGTGGAATCATGA
- a CDS encoding NADH-quinone oxidoreductase subunit NuoF, whose amino-acid sequence MTIKIYVPLDSGSVALGADDVAKAIAAEAIKRDEDVKIIRNGSFGMYWLEPMIEVETPRGRLAYGPVAPEDVDSLFDAGFLTGGAHKRYLGHTQDIPFLKGQTRLTFQRCGIIDPISLEDYRANDGLKGLENALNMTDEEIVKAVTDSGLRGRGGAGFPTGIKWNTVREAKGEQKYIVCNADEGDSGTFADRMIMEGEPFVLIEGMIIAGLATGATKGYVYTRSEYPTAIDVMNEAIEVARAAGVLGDNILGSGKTFDMEVRMGAGAYVCGEETSLLNSIEGKRGVVRAKPPLPALEGFMARPTVVNNVISLCSVPVILEKGAEYYRDFGMGRSRGTIPIQIAGNIKHGGLYETAFGLTLGEIVDQIGGGTASGRPVKAVQVGGPLGAYFPRALFDTPFDYEEFAKRDGLIGHAGIVVFDDSVDLMKQARFAMEFCAIESCGKCTPCRIGAVRGVETVDKIAKGEEPEAQIELLHDLCDTMKFGSLCALGGFTPYPVLSALTHFPEDFKPHGLDIAAE is encoded by the coding sequence ATGACCATCAAAATTTATGTCCCGCTGGATTCCGGCTCGGTCGCCCTCGGGGCGGATGATGTGGCAAAAGCCATTGCTGCCGAAGCCATCAAACGCGACGAGGATGTCAAAATCATCCGTAACGGGTCGTTTGGCATGTATTGGCTGGAACCGATGATCGAGGTTGAAACCCCGCGCGGACGCCTTGCCTATGGCCCGGTCGCCCCGGAGGATGTGGATAGCCTGTTTGATGCCGGTTTCCTGACAGGGGGCGCGCATAAACGCTATCTTGGGCACACCCAGGATATTCCGTTCCTGAAAGGGCAAACCCGCCTGACCTTCCAACGCTGCGGCATTATTGACCCGATATCGCTGGAGGATTACCGCGCCAATGACGGATTAAAGGGGCTGGAAAATGCCCTGAACATGACCGACGAAGAAATTGTCAAGGCCGTTACCGATTCCGGCCTGCGCGGGCGTGGGGGTGCTGGTTTCCCGACCGGCATTAAATGGAACACGGTCCGCGAAGCCAAGGGTGAGCAGAAATATATCGTCTGTAATGCCGACGAGGGCGACAGCGGAACCTTCGCCGATCGCATGATCATGGAAGGCGAGCCGTTTGTTTTGATCGAAGGCATGATCATTGCCGGTTTGGCGACCGGGGCAACCAAGGGATATGTTTATACTCGTTCGGAATATCCCACCGCCATTGACGTAATGAACGAGGCGATTGAGGTCGCCCGTGCTGCCGGTGTACTGGGCGATAATATTCTTGGATCGGGCAAAACGTTCGATATGGAAGTCCGTATGGGTGCGGGGGCCTATGTGTGCGGCGAGGAAACATCGCTGCTTAACAGCATAGAAGGCAAACGCGGCGTGGTTCGTGCCAAGCCACCGCTTCCCGCGCTTGAAGGTTTCATGGCCCGGCCCACGGTCGTCAATAACGTGATTTCGTTATGTTCGGTGCCGGTGATCCTGGAAAAAGGGGCGGAATATTACCGTGATTTTGGCATGGGGCGGTCGCGCGGCACCATTCCCATCCAGATTGCAGGCAATATCAAACATGGCGGACTTTATGAAACCGCCTTTGGCCTGACCCTGGGCGAAATCGTCGATCAAATCGGCGGAGGTACCGCCAGTGGCCGCCCGGTCAAGGCGGTGCAGGTTGGCGGGCCATTAGGCGCCTATTTTCCCCGTGCCCTGTTTGATACGCCGTTTGATTACGAAGAATTTGCCAAGCGTGATGGCCTGATTGGCCATGCTGGTATCGTTGTGTTTGACGATAGCGTGGATTTGATGAAACAGGCCCGCTTTGCGATGGAATTTTGCGCCATCGAAAGCTGCGGCAAATGTACGCCGTGCCGTATTGGTGCCGTTCGTGGCGTTGAAACCGTTGATAAAATTGCCAAAGGCGAAGAACCCGAAGCCCAGATCGAGCTGTTGCACGATTTGTGCGACACGATGAAATTTGGCTCCCTTTGCGCCTTGGGCGGGTTCACCCCCTATCCGGTTTTAAGCGCACTGACCCACTTCCCCGAAGATTTCAAGCCCCACGGGCTTGATATTGCAGCGGAGTAA